The DNA window ATCGTTGCGACCATTGCATTCGGTATGGGCATTGACAAGCCCGATATAAGATTTGTTGTTCACTATGACGCCCCAAAATCACTGGAAAGTTATTATCAGGAAACCGGAAGAGGTGGAAGAGATGGTCTTGAAGGCCACTGTTTGATGTTTTACAGTTATAAGGATGTTCTTAAACTTGAAAAATTCAATAAGGATAAAACAGTATCTGAGAAAGAGAATGCTAAAGTATTGCTCGAAGAAGTAATTCACTTTTCAGAGTCTTCGGTATGTCGTAGAAAAATGCTTCTCCATTATTTTGGTGAGAATTTCCCTAATGATTGCGGCTATTGTGACAATTGCAATAATCCAAAAGAGCAGTTTCAGGCTGAAGAAGAAGTAGTGCATATCATCAGCACAATTCTCGATACAGAAGAGCGCTTTGGAATTGGTCATATCGCAAATATTTTGAAAGGAAGCAATAATCAATATGTATTGAGTTATGATCACAATAAGCTTTCACAATTTGAAAAATTGAAAGATTTTGAATACGATACAATCAAGTCTATGATACGACAATGTCTTGTTCAAGGCTTCATTGAAAAAGACATAGAAACAGTAGGCGTAATTAAAGTATCAGAATCAGGTAGAGCTTTTCTCAAGAAATCTTTCCCTGTCACATTCTCCAAAGATCGGGATTTTTCAGATGCTGATTCGGAAAGTTCAGATCCTCAGGTAAATACCAAAGGACATGACGCTGTTTTATTTGATCTTTTAAAAGCAGAACGAAAAAGCTTAGCTAAAAGAAAAGAGTTGCCTCCATACGTAATATTCCAGGATCCCCAACTGGAGGAAATGGCGACCACATTTCCGACAACTTACGATGAACTGGTGATGATAAATGGAATTGGCCAGAGCAAAGCAAGAAAATTTGGAAAATCTTTTCTGGAGCTTATTAAAAAATACCTGGAGGAAAATGATATCGAAATTCCTGAAGGTGTATTGGTGAAAACATCAGGAGCTCAATCAAAAGTCAAGCGATTTATCATAGAACAGACCGATAAAAAAGTTGATTTGGAAGAAATTGCCACCGCGATCCATATGAGTATGGATGATTTATTGCTTGAAATCGAAAAAATATGTCAGGGTGGTACAAAACTTAATTTGGATTACTACATAGAGGACCTTTTAGATGAAGACCTGCAGGAAGAAATATTTGATTATTTTATGAATTCGGAAACTGATGATATTGAGACAGCTCTCAATGAATTGGGCGATGAAGATTTTACAGAGGAAGAGATAAGACTTATGAGAGTCAAATTCCTTTCAGAAGTAGCACATTAATTTTAAATTTCATTATTTAGTTTCTTCTAACTAATAATTTCACATGAATATTCTGGTAATAGGTGGAGGAGGAAGAGAACATGCTTTGGTATGGAAAATTTCCCGCAGTGAAAAATGTGATAAAATATATACATCACCGGGCAACGCAGGTACGGCAAGCATTAGTACGAATGTCGTTTTAAAGGATTTTAAAGAAATAAAGAATTTCTGTTTAAAGAATGATATTGAACTAGTAGTTGTAGGTCCGGAACAGCCACTTGTCGACGGAATTGTGGATTATTTTCACAGCGATGAAGAATTAAAACAAATTAAAATACTAGGTCCGGATAAAAGAGCCGCGCAGTTGGAAGGCAGCAAGGATTTTGCCAATGAATTTATGCGCAAATACAATGTGCCTACTGCCGATTTTAAAACTTTTACTTCTCAAGAATACCAGGATGCGCTTGATTATCTGGATACAAAAAAAGCCCCCTATGTTTTAAAAGTTGATGGACTCGCTGCCGGCAAAGGTGTAATTATTGAAGAGAACATTGAAAAGGCCAAAAGGGCAATTCATGAAATTCTTATCGACAAGAAATTCGGTGAAGCGGGCTCAAAATTGGTAATTGAAGATTTTCTGAGTGGAATTGAGTTAAGTGTTTTCGTTTTAACCGATGGAAAGAGTTATGTGGTATTGCCTGAAGCTAAAGATTATAAAAGAATTGGCGAGGGAGATACAGGTCTTAATACCGGAGGCATGGGTGCCATTTCTCCTGTTCTTTTTGCCGATGAAATTTTCTTAAATAAAGTCACTGAAAAAATAATAAAACCAACGATAAAGGGTATAGAAGAAGAGAAATTTAATTATAAGGGATTCATATTTTTTGGACTGATCAATGTAGATGGAGAACCCTATGTCATAGAATACAATTGCAGATTGGGTGATCCGGAAACTGAAGTTGTATTACCAAGAATAAAAAGTGATATTCTTGAATTATTTGAAGCTTGTTTTAATGGAACACTTAGCAACTATAAAATCGATATTGATGAACGTTGTGCCTCTACGGTTATGTTAGTTTCAGGTGGATATCCTGAACACTACCAAAAGGGAAAAAAAATCAGAAATATCGATTTGCTTGAGGATGTATTGCCGTTTCATGCTGGAACTTCTTTTGATGATAAGGGAATTGTTATCACTTCAGGTGGACGAGTTATAGCCATCACTGCTTTGGCCAGTAATATAAATGATGCGCTCAACAAGGCAAATACCGGCGCTGAAACCATCGATTTTGATAAAAAATACTTTCGCAGCGATATAGGAAATGATTTGCTAAACCTCTCGTTTTAAAATCCA is part of the Hyphobacterium sp. CCMP332 genome and encodes:
- the recQ gene encoding DNA helicase RecQ, coding for MINTALDIKSKLKEVFGYDSFRGKQESIIDNLLAGNNTLVIMPTGAGKSLCYQLPAVLLEGTAVVISPLIALMKNQVDQMNAIGINAKVLNSTLSRSEMNKVKKQTLNGEVKLLYVAPESLSKEDNVIFFKQVNISFVAVDEAHCISEWGHDFRPEYRRIKEIIAQLGDLNVIALTATATPKVQLDIIRNLQMEDANIFKTSFNRENLYYEIRPKKDSRKQLIKFVKKHKGKSGIVYCWSRKKVEEIAEFLKVNGIKSRPYHAGMDSSIREKNQDDFLNEDVDVIVATIAFGMGIDKPDIRFVVHYDAPKSLESYYQETGRGGRDGLEGHCLMFYSYKDVLKLEKFNKDKTVSEKENAKVLLEEVIHFSESSVCRRKMLLHYFGENFPNDCGYCDNCNNPKEQFQAEEEVVHIISTILDTEERFGIGHIANILKGSNNQYVLSYDHNKLSQFEKLKDFEYDTIKSMIRQCLVQGFIEKDIETVGVIKVSESGRAFLKKSFPVTFSKDRDFSDADSESSDPQVNTKGHDAVLFDLLKAERKSLAKRKELPPYVIFQDPQLEEMATTFPTTYDELVMINGIGQSKARKFGKSFLELIKKYLEENDIEIPEGVLVKTSGAQSKVKRFIIEQTDKKVDLEEIATAIHMSMDDLLLEIEKICQGGTKLNLDYYIEDLLDEDLQEEIFDYFMNSETDDIETALNELGDEDFTEEEIRLMRVKFLSEVAH
- the purD gene encoding phosphoribosylamine--glycine ligase, producing the protein MNILVIGGGGREHALVWKISRSEKCDKIYTSPGNAGTASISTNVVLKDFKEIKNFCLKNDIELVVVGPEQPLVDGIVDYFHSDEELKQIKILGPDKRAAQLEGSKDFANEFMRKYNVPTADFKTFTSQEYQDALDYLDTKKAPYVLKVDGLAAGKGVIIEENIEKAKRAIHEILIDKKFGEAGSKLVIEDFLSGIELSVFVLTDGKSYVVLPEAKDYKRIGEGDTGLNTGGMGAISPVLFADEIFLNKVTEKIIKPTIKGIEEEKFNYKGFIFFGLINVDGEPYVIEYNCRLGDPETEVVLPRIKSDILELFEACFNGTLSNYKIDIDERCASTVMLVSGGYPEHYQKGKKIRNIDLLEDVLPFHAGTSFDDKGIVITSGGRVIAITALASNINDALNKANTGAETIDFDKKYFRSDIGNDLLNLSF